One genomic segment of Corynebacterium durum includes these proteins:
- a CDS encoding ferritin, with protein sequence MKLSDTLAEAFNQQVTAELEASLVYLQLSYILDDLGLVGMRDWMKTQSEEELTHAQQFADHMLDRDATPQIGTINSPALKVTNAIEAFEASLAHEQKISGMIRDLAATAQNESDFDSRPLLDTFLQEQIEEESTVKEILDRLRMVANDGSGLLRMDAELGAREDSDD encoded by the coding sequence ATGAAACTCAGTGACACACTCGCAGAAGCGTTCAACCAGCAAGTAACCGCAGAACTCGAAGCCTCCCTGGTCTACCTCCAGCTCTCCTACATTCTCGACGACCTCGGGCTGGTGGGCATGCGCGACTGGATGAAAACCCAGTCCGAAGAGGAACTGACCCACGCACAGCAGTTCGCTGATCACATGCTGGACCGCGATGCCACTCCCCAGATTGGCACCATCAACTCCCCCGCACTGAAGGTCACCAACGCCATCGAAGCTTTCGAGGCCTCCCTGGCTCACGAGCAGAAGATCTCCGGCATGATCCGCGACCTGGCTGCCACCGCCCAGAACGAGAGCGACTTTGATTCCCGCCCGCTTCTGGACACCTTCCTCCAAGAGCAGATCGAGGAAGAATCCACCGTCAAGGAAATTCTTGACCGTCTGCGCATGGTCGCAAACGATGGCTCCGGCCTGCTCCGCATGGACGCAGAACTCGGCGCACGCGAGGATTCCGACGACTAA
- a CDS encoding gluconokinase, with translation MKPVHYVVMGVSGSGKSAVAARLGAHLDLAAVDADDLHPETNITKMAACVPLTDADRVPWLESLARWMDAAGSSVVACSALKRSYRDILRRAQGDVVFIHLVAPRALIASRMEARIGHFMPPLLLDSQLDALEPLEADERGIVVENTAVIQHVVDAVLAWIGKNPAYADKPG, from the coding sequence ATGAAACCAGTGCATTATGTGGTCATGGGGGTATCGGGCAGCGGGAAAAGTGCTGTTGCGGCGCGGTTGGGCGCGCATTTAGATCTAGCAGCTGTAGACGCAGATGATCTTCACCCGGAAACTAACATAACCAAAATGGCTGCATGTGTGCCGCTGACTGATGCGGACCGTGTGCCGTGGCTCGAATCCTTGGCACGGTGGATGGATGCAGCGGGCAGCTCTGTGGTGGCTTGCTCTGCTCTCAAGCGCAGTTATCGCGATATTCTGCGCCGTGCGCAGGGGGATGTGGTGTTTATTCATCTTGTTGCGCCGCGCGCGCTCATCGCGAGCCGAATGGAAGCGCGTATCGGGCATTTCATGCCCCCGCTCTTGTTGGATTCTCAACTAGATGCACTCGAACCATTAGAGGCGGATGAGCGGGGGATAGTAGTGGAGAATACGGCCGTCATCCAGCATGTTGTGGACGCAGTACTGGCCTGGATAGGCAAAAACCCGGCTTACGCTGATAAGCCGGGTTAG
- a CDS encoding aminoacyl-tRNA hydrolase, which produces MDPTLLLKAHERLQRCMADDRDGENPDDPSTVQSMPIILNIPKVNPPAKTDLLEAAAKATVACCLDDRAGGDTAYAEALQSWYGARIRKIARRARNTAWDNVHDVPGVTVESGTAKARACVPTAVVDTHPLVSRLQIGGTDLPDDAPGPLRLDVPTVFAQRDLGMTLGKAAAQVGHGAMLLAAAMPPEWVLQWAERGFDLQVREISAEEFDKQCARADAVPVRDAGYTEVDPGSLTVVAVPTP; this is translated from the coding sequence ATGGATCCCACGTTGCTGCTGAAAGCCCACGAGCGCCTGCAACGCTGCATGGCAGACGATCGTGACGGGGAAAACCCGGATGACCCGTCAACTGTGCAGTCCATGCCGATCATCCTGAACATTCCCAAGGTGAATCCACCGGCGAAAACGGACCTGCTAGAGGCTGCCGCCAAGGCCACGGTGGCGTGCTGTTTAGACGACCGTGCGGGCGGCGACACTGCCTACGCTGAGGCGTTACAAAGCTGGTATGGTGCGCGGATCCGCAAAATCGCTCGCCGTGCCCGCAATACCGCCTGGGATAATGTGCATGACGTGCCGGGGGTGACGGTGGAAAGCGGGACGGCGAAGGCGCGTGCATGCGTGCCCACGGCGGTCGTCGATACGCATCCGCTGGTGTCCCGACTGCAGATCGGTGGCACGGACCTGCCTGACGACGCCCCGGGTCCGCTGCGGCTGGACGTACCTACAGTATTTGCGCAGCGCGACCTGGGTATGACGCTGGGGAAGGCGGCGGCGCAGGTGGGGCATGGTGCGATGCTGCTGGCTGCGGCGATGCCGCCCGAGTGGGTGTTGCAGTGGGCTGAGCGCGGGTTTGACCTGCAGGTTCGTGAGATTTCTGCGGAGGAGTTTGACAAGCAGTGTGCGCGTGCTGACGCTGTGCCAGTCCGTGATGCCGGGTATACAGAGGTTGATCCGGGGTCGTTGACAGTGGTTGCTGTTCCCACTCCATAA
- the serB gene encoding phosphoserine phosphatase SerB — MTLVTETTDTMHDITVNLTPGLSPAVITVAGADRPGVSGAFFRVLSAYRVQLLDVEQSLFRGRLNLAALVGINADRADTLTEGLTETLKAYGQKVTVELKGDLHFARPLSTHAVVVLGAPVTASHISRIGQTLADYGANIDTIRGIADYPVTGLELKVTVADPKPGGGVALRKALAELTREIGVDIAIERAGLVRRSKRLICFDCDSTLITGEVIEMLASYAGKEAEVAAVTERAMRGELDFEQSLRERVATLKGLDVSVIDQVANAIQLTPGARTTIRTLKRMGYKTAVVSGGFIQVLEGLSQELELDYTRANTLEIVDGKLTGRVIGKVVDRAAKAEFLTEFAEDSGMQLHQTVAVGDGANDIDMLSAAGLGIAFNAKPALQEVADASVNHPFLDEVLYILGISRDEIDEADLDDGSFRRVPLEQ; from the coding sequence ATGACGCTCGTGACCGAAACGACCGACACCATGCACGACATTACGGTAAACCTCACCCCGGGCCTTAGCCCAGCGGTGATCACAGTGGCGGGTGCGGACCGCCCAGGCGTCTCCGGCGCATTCTTCCGCGTGTTATCCGCGTACCGCGTCCAGCTTTTGGACGTGGAACAGTCACTGTTTAGGGGGCGACTCAATCTTGCGGCCCTGGTGGGCATCAATGCCGACCGCGCTGACACCCTCACCGAAGGGCTGACCGAAACCCTCAAAGCATACGGTCAGAAAGTCACTGTGGAACTTAAAGGTGACCTGCACTTTGCACGCCCCTTATCGACGCACGCGGTGGTTGTTCTCGGTGCCCCAGTCACTGCCTCACACATCTCCCGTATCGGTCAAACACTGGCCGACTACGGTGCCAACATTGACACCATCCGTGGTATTGCCGACTATCCAGTGACCGGCCTGGAACTGAAAGTTACCGTTGCTGACCCCAAACCGGGCGGTGGTGTGGCGCTGCGTAAAGCATTGGCGGAACTCACCCGTGAGATTGGGGTGGATATTGCGATTGAGCGCGCGGGGCTGGTGCGCCGCTCAAAGCGCCTGATCTGCTTTGACTGCGATTCCACGTTGATCACTGGTGAAGTGATTGAAATGCTCGCCTCCTACGCGGGCAAAGAAGCCGAGGTGGCTGCGGTGACCGAACGTGCTATGCGTGGCGAACTGGATTTTGAGCAGTCGTTGCGGGAGCGTGTGGCCACACTGAAAGGCTTGGACGTGTCCGTGATTGACCAGGTTGCTAATGCCATTCAGCTGACTCCCGGCGCACGCACCACCATCCGTACGTTGAAGCGTATGGGGTATAAGACGGCAGTGGTATCTGGGGGTTTTATCCAGGTCCTAGAGGGATTGTCGCAGGAGCTGGAATTGGATTACACTCGCGCCAACACGCTGGAAATTGTGGACGGGAAACTCACTGGCCGGGTGATCGGCAAGGTGGTGGACCGCGCGGCGAAGGCAGAGTTTTTGACGGAGTTTGCTGAGGATTCCGGCATGCAGCTGCATCAGACCGTGGCCGTGGGCGATGGTGCCAATGACATTGACATGCTTTCTGCGGCGGGGCTGGGTATCGCGTTTAACGCCAAGCCTGCGCTTCAGGAGGTCGCGGACGCCTCGGTGAACCATCCTTTCTTGGACGAAGTGCTATACATCCTGGGTATTTCCCGCGATGAGATTGACGAGGCGGACCTGGACGATGGGTCGTTCCGCCGCGTCCCCCTGGAGCAGTGA
- the ctaD gene encoding aa3-type cytochrome oxidase subunit I yields MTAVVPKGDHEVAPARPAPTGSGRKGSLAWKMLTTTDHKMLGLMYIIMAFCFFFLGGFMALLIRAELFSPGLQYLSNEQFNQLFTMHGTVMLLLYGTPVVWGFANYVMPLQIGAPDVAFPRLNAFGFWLTAVGGILMLSGFFTPGGAADFGWTMYSPLSDSIHSPGVGSDMWILGVGVGGIGTIVSAINMITTILCLRAPGMTMFRLPIFTWNIFVTSILALLIFPMLTAAALGVLYDRKLGGHIYDPANGGAVLWQHLFWFFGHPEVYVLALPFFGIVSEIVPVFSRKPMFGYAGLVFATLSIATLSMAVWAHHMFVTGAILLPFFSFMTFLISVPTGVKFFNWLGTMWRGHLTWETPMIFAFGFMVSFLFGGLTGVMMASPPLDFHISDTYFIVAHFHYTLFGTIVFASYGGVYFWFPKMTGRMLDERLGKIHFWMTFLGFHGTFLIQHWLGNMGMPRRYADYLESDGFTLFNQISTIAAFILGASVIPFIWNIFKSWRYGEVVTVDDPWGYGNSLEWATSCPPPRHNFVSLPRIRSERPAFELHYPHMVERMRAEAHVGRH; encoded by the coding sequence ATGACAGCTGTAGTGCCTAAGGGCGACCACGAGGTCGCACCTGCACGGCCTGCACCTACCGGGTCAGGCCGCAAGGGTAGCCTGGCCTGGAAAATGCTCACCACAACTGACCATAAGATGCTGGGCCTGATGTACATCATTATGGCCTTCTGCTTCTTCTTCCTTGGTGGCTTCATGGCCCTACTCATCCGCGCCGAACTGTTCAGCCCCGGCTTGCAGTACCTGTCCAACGAGCAGTTCAACCAGCTATTTACCATGCACGGCACCGTGATGCTGCTGCTGTACGGCACTCCCGTGGTATGGGGCTTTGCTAACTACGTCATGCCGTTGCAGATCGGCGCACCCGACGTTGCCTTCCCCCGGCTGAACGCATTTGGCTTCTGGCTCACCGCCGTGGGCGGCATTTTGATGCTGTCGGGCTTCTTCACCCCTGGTGGTGCCGCCGACTTCGGCTGGACCATGTACTCGCCGCTCTCGGACTCCATCCACTCCCCAGGCGTTGGCTCTGACATGTGGATTCTCGGCGTGGGTGTCGGTGGTATCGGTACCATCGTCTCCGCCATCAACATGATCACGACCATCCTGTGCCTGCGCGCGCCGGGCATGACCATGTTCCGCCTGCCGATCTTCACCTGGAACATCTTTGTTACCTCTATCTTGGCGCTGCTGATCTTCCCGATGCTCACCGCCGCCGCTTTGGGAGTGCTGTACGACCGCAAGCTGGGCGGCCACATTTACGACCCCGCCAACGGTGGTGCCGTCCTGTGGCAGCACCTGTTCTGGTTCTTTGGGCACCCCGAGGTGTATGTCCTGGCTCTGCCGTTCTTCGGCATTGTGTCTGAGATCGTCCCCGTGTTCTCCCGTAAGCCGATGTTCGGCTACGCGGGCCTGGTGTTTGCAACGCTGTCCATCGCTACGCTGTCGATGGCAGTGTGGGCGCACCACATGTTCGTCACCGGCGCTATCCTGCTGCCGTTCTTCTCCTTCATGACGTTCCTGATTTCGGTTCCCACCGGCGTGAAGTTCTTCAACTGGCTGGGCACGATGTGGCGCGGACACCTCACATGGGAAACCCCCATGATTTTCGCCTTCGGTTTCATGGTGTCCTTCCTGTTCGGTGGCCTGACCGGCGTCATGATGGCCTCCCCGCCGCTGGACTTCCACATCTCTGACACCTACTTCATTGTTGCTCACTTCCACTACACCCTGTTTGGCACCATCGTGTTCGCCTCCTACGGTGGCGTGTACTTCTGGTTCCCGAAGATGACGGGCCGTATGCTGGACGAGCGCCTGGGCAAGATCCACTTCTGGATGACCTTCCTGGGCTTCCACGGCACCTTCCTGATCCAGCACTGGCTGGGTAACATGGGTATGCCGCGTCGTTATGCCGACTACCTTGAATCCGATGGGTTCACCCTGTTCAACCAGATTTCCACTATCGCCGCCTTCATTCTGGGCGCGTCTGTGATCCCGTTCATCTGGAATATCTTCAAGTCTTGGCGCTACGGCGAGGTCGTCACTGTGGACGATCCGTGGGGCTACGGCAACTCCTTGGAATGGGCAACATCCTGCCCGCCGCCGCGCCACAACTTCGTGTCGCTGCCGCGTATCCGTTCCGAGCGCCCCGCCTTCGAGCTGCACTATCCGCACATGGTGGAGCGCATGCGCGCTGAGGCGCACGTCGGCAGGCACTAG
- a CDS encoding NAD(P)-dependent oxidoreductase — protein sequence MKILVPGATGTVGRSVVEQALSRGHDVIAVARTPEKLEISHERLTKAAVDILDVDALTPWLEGVDAVVSTVGVGTANTPTQLYSAGTKNLLAAMGHHGVERLVVISSEVAEHWAHQGLLKLWIVLPLLQHFLGATYDDMRRMDIVLWESDARWTAIRAPRIQPVRPGKAKNRYRLSASAPVPRGWMITAPDMATALLDIVERNDLNRRHVYVAN from the coding sequence ATGAAGATTCTTGTACCTGGCGCTACGGGGACTGTCGGGCGTTCGGTTGTTGAGCAAGCGCTATCACGTGGTCATGATGTGATTGCTGTGGCTAGAACTCCAGAAAAACTGGAGATAAGCCACGAGCGACTAACAAAGGCCGCAGTGGACATTCTTGATGTCGATGCGTTAACTCCCTGGCTTGAAGGGGTCGATGCGGTTGTGAGCACCGTTGGTGTTGGAACAGCTAACACTCCCACGCAGCTGTACTCCGCTGGCACTAAGAATCTTCTTGCAGCAATGGGGCACCATGGTGTTGAACGGCTGGTTGTCATTTCATCTGAAGTGGCTGAACACTGGGCGCACCAAGGGCTGTTAAAACTATGGATTGTTCTGCCCCTACTGCAGCACTTTCTCGGTGCTACTTATGACGACATGCGGCGCATGGATATTGTGCTCTGGGAAAGTGATGCTAGGTGGACCGCAATAAGGGCACCTCGAATTCAGCCCGTTCGGCCTGGAAAAGCGAAAAATCGGTACCGCCTGAGCGCCTCAGCGCCCGTACCTCGCGGGTGGATGATCACTGCCCCAGATATGGCTACTGCGCTCCTTGATATTGTGGAGCGTAACGACCTTAACCGCCGCCACGTTTACGTAGCCAACTAG
- a CDS encoding ATP-dependent DNA helicase, whose protein sequence is MAEAVTRALDVQRHLAVQAGTGTGKSLAYLVPAIRHAQATGTTVVVSTATIALQTQLVERDLPRLAEALEPLLERAPTFAILKGRSNYLCLNKLARDEDPDALIEEEDLSWVGKQVARLADWANDTDTGDRDTLNPGVPDLAWRQVSVTSRECLGSSRCPQGEDCFAEQARRKAQKVDVVVTNHAMLAIDALSEVSILPEHDVVIIDEAHELDGRITAVATADLSVTALTLAAKRAGKLGGTKDHDVKVTDLAKELDDALGTCNDGRWTTLPEQVQPPLRALTDALTSLRFAIATAPDGEGTNDPEKNAERTSLSAHLQELHDSIIRMLEVFAEDDPAKQRDVVWLTRDDRRGDSLKVAPLSVAGLLHSQLFLDNTVVLASATLTIGGNFNAMAASWGLPKGSWDSLDAGTPFDPAKSGILYSTRHLPQPGRDGLSEEFLDELASLITAAGGRTLGLFSSRRAAVQATEAMRARLPFDIFCQGDDSTGVLVDKFAKDENSCLFGTLSLWQGVDVPGSSCSLVVIDRIPFPRPDDPLLQARKEAADAEGRNGFMEVAATHAALLMAQGAGRLLRHVTDRGVVAVLDSRFATKRYGGFLRSSMPALWPTSDIAVVTAALRRLVAS, encoded by the coding sequence ATGGCGGAGGCAGTGACCCGCGCCCTGGATGTTCAGCGACACCTGGCCGTGCAGGCCGGAACTGGCACCGGCAAGTCCCTGGCGTACCTGGTCCCCGCTATTCGGCACGCCCAGGCCACCGGCACCACGGTTGTGGTGTCCACCGCCACCATCGCCTTGCAAACCCAGCTGGTGGAACGCGACCTCCCACGGCTTGCCGAGGCCCTGGAACCCCTGCTGGAGCGCGCCCCCACCTTCGCCATTCTCAAAGGCCGGTCCAACTACCTGTGCCTCAACAAACTCGCCCGCGACGAGGACCCCGATGCTCTCATCGAAGAGGAAGACCTCTCCTGGGTAGGCAAACAGGTCGCGCGCCTAGCAGACTGGGCGAATGACACCGACACCGGCGACCGCGATACCCTCAACCCGGGCGTGCCGGATCTCGCGTGGCGGCAGGTCAGCGTCACCTCTCGGGAATGCCTGGGGTCTTCCCGCTGCCCGCAGGGTGAGGATTGCTTCGCTGAACAGGCCCGCCGCAAAGCCCAGAAGGTGGATGTGGTGGTCACCAACCACGCCATGCTCGCCATTGACGCCCTTTCCGAGGTGAGTATCCTCCCGGAGCATGACGTGGTGATCATCGACGAGGCCCACGAACTCGACGGCCGCATCACCGCCGTCGCCACCGCCGACCTGTCCGTCACCGCCCTCACCCTGGCTGCCAAGCGCGCCGGGAAGCTGGGCGGCACCAAGGATCACGACGTGAAGGTGACCGACCTTGCCAAGGAACTCGACGACGCCCTGGGTACCTGCAACGACGGCCGCTGGACAACCCTCCCCGAGCAGGTGCAACCCCCGCTGCGCGCACTTACCGACGCCCTGACGTCCCTGCGGTTCGCCATTGCCACCGCCCCGGATGGCGAGGGAACCAATGATCCCGAGAAGAACGCGGAACGCACTTCCCTCTCGGCACACCTGCAGGAACTGCACGATTCGATTATTCGCATGCTGGAAGTGTTCGCGGAGGATGATCCCGCCAAACAGCGGGATGTCGTGTGGCTGACCCGTGATGACCGTCGCGGGGACTCCCTCAAGGTGGCGCCACTGTCAGTGGCTGGGCTGCTGCACAGCCAACTGTTTCTCGACAACACGGTAGTGTTGGCCAGCGCGACCCTTACCATTGGCGGCAATTTCAACGCCATGGCCGCCAGCTGGGGCTTGCCGAAAGGCAGCTGGGACAGCCTGGATGCGGGCACCCCGTTTGACCCGGCGAAGTCGGGGATTTTGTATTCCACCCGCCACCTTCCCCAGCCGGGGCGGGATGGTCTGTCGGAGGAGTTCTTGGACGAACTGGCCAGCTTGATCACTGCCGCCGGTGGACGCACGCTGGGGTTGTTTTCCTCCCGACGCGCGGCGGTGCAGGCCACGGAGGCGATGCGGGCGCGGTTGCCTTTTGATATTTTCTGCCAGGGTGATGATTCGACTGGGGTGTTGGTGGACAAGTTTGCCAAGGATGAGAATTCCTGTCTGTTTGGCACGTTGTCGCTGTGGCAGGGCGTGGATGTACCGGGGAGTTCGTGTTCCCTTGTGGTGATCGACCGGATTCCTTTTCCGCGCCCTGATGATCCGTTGCTGCAAGCCCGGAAGGAGGCTGCCGACGCGGAGGGCCGGAATGGTTTCATGGAGGTTGCCGCCACACATGCGGCGTTGTTGATGGCGCAGGGCGCAGGGCGTTTGCTGCGGCATGTGACGGATCGTGGTGTGGTGGCTGTGTTGGATAGCCGTTTTGCTACGAAACGTTATGGTGGTTTTTTGCGCAGTTCTATGCCAGCATTGTGGCCAACAAGCGATATCGCTGTTGTGACGGCGGCGTTACGTAGATTGGTTGCTAGCTAA
- a CDS encoding FadR/GntR family transcriptional regulator, with the protein MTYTPTSPTPLLDPVLKELGTEIISGKIPAGQRFTLQDLCTRFGISRTVAREVMRALEQLNLVHASRRVGITVLEKKDWAVFDKSVIAWRLETPQERDLQLHSLTQLRIAVEPIAARAAANNANPEERTRLVELSTLICDLGRSGMGNSPDFLDADIEFHTLILTSSRNEMFASLASTVATVLTGRAQLGLQPNHPADEALDHHERLAAAIASGESLAAEDYARMLVSEARESLAVLTPAS; encoded by the coding sequence GTGACCTACACTCCGACTTCCCCCACCCCGCTTCTCGACCCAGTCCTGAAGGAACTCGGCACCGAGATCATCAGCGGGAAAATTCCCGCAGGGCAACGTTTCACCCTGCAGGACCTGTGTACCCGGTTTGGAATCTCACGCACCGTTGCCCGCGAAGTAATGCGAGCCCTTGAACAACTTAACCTTGTTCATGCTTCCCGACGCGTTGGCATCACAGTGCTGGAGAAGAAAGACTGGGCTGTATTCGATAAATCCGTCATCGCGTGGCGCCTAGAGACGCCCCAAGAACGCGATCTCCAGCTCCATTCACTCACCCAACTACGCATAGCCGTCGAACCCATCGCAGCCCGCGCAGCCGCCAACAACGCCAACCCTGAGGAACGCACACGGCTCGTGGAACTCTCCACCCTGATTTGCGACCTCGGCCGCAGTGGCATGGGCAACTCCCCCGACTTCCTCGACGCCGACATCGAATTCCACACCCTCATCTTGACCTCATCTCGCAACGAGATGTTCGCATCCCTCGCCTCCACCGTGGCAACGGTGCTGACCGGACGCGCGCAATTGGGACTGCAACCCAACCATCCCGCTGACGAAGCGCTCGACCACCACGAACGCCTGGCAGCCGCCATCGCTTCTGGTGAAAGCCTCGCCGCCGAGGACTACGCTCGCATGCTTGTCAGCGAAGCCCGCGAAAGCCTCGCAGTACTCACTCCCGCCTCCTAG
- a CDS encoding GNAT family N-acetyltransferase: MSDFSWPIPFTPLSNERVALRALRIEDADAVYEAAIDPQMQRFTPIPLEYSRSMAVEFINKHSRPQSSLVWAIELADNPGRYAGNIMLKLQSEKNRNVLADYNTAPWARRRGTMTQALQLVLDHAFNNYIHRVELRATLDNTPSRTVAERNGFVFEGVARDSEYIRGDFHDVVVYAKIASDHQLMPPKAYNSPQLKSAFTQGSPVPVRNFRF; the protein is encoded by the coding sequence ATGAGTGATTTTTCCTGGCCAATACCGTTCACACCGCTATCCAATGAGAGAGTTGCGCTCCGCGCCTTGCGCATAGAAGACGCAGATGCTGTTTATGAGGCAGCCATAGATCCGCAAATGCAGCGTTTTACTCCCATTCCCCTTGAATACAGCCGTTCCATGGCAGTGGAGTTCATTAACAAGCACAGCAGGCCACAATCAAGCCTGGTCTGGGCGATTGAGCTTGCCGACAACCCAGGCCGTTACGCCGGGAATATTATGCTGAAGCTGCAGTCGGAAAAGAACCGCAACGTGCTTGCCGATTACAACACAGCCCCCTGGGCGCGGCGGCGCGGCACCATGACACAAGCGCTGCAACTTGTGCTGGATCACGCATTTAACAACTATATTCACCGGGTTGAACTTCGCGCCACCCTGGATAACACACCATCGCGCACTGTCGCGGAAAGAAATGGCTTCGTATTTGAAGGCGTGGCCCGTGATAGCGAATATATTCGTGGCGATTTTCACGATGTTGTGGTGTACGCCAAGATCGCCAGTGACCACCAGCTAATGCCACCGAAGGCTTACAATTCCCCGCAATTGAAATCTGCATTCACTCAGGGTTCCCCGGTGCCTGTACGGAATTTCCGTTTTTAA
- a CDS encoding YwiC-like family protein: MTTEAPKTQKKPRKKRKNTGWVPDQHGAWVMVTVPLLLGVGLAGPSWIHLPLAVAWMTGYFAFFALGLWVKARGPRKAAFRRPLATYGGVSAAASIIVVAMHPAVVLWGVVFAPLVGVAVWEMYRRRPRSLLSGEATVLASCVMVPLVSSVVGATLDARLWTITALVALYFVGTIPYVKTLIRERGDHVWFVGSVVYHCVVTAVAAALSAVGYASWWSVVVFAVLAVRAWWMPWSVAHRGKKWTPKVVGLWEGASTLAVVIVALLNN; encoded by the coding sequence ATGACGACGGAAGCGCCCAAGACTCAGAAGAAGCCTCGGAAGAAGCGCAAAAACACTGGTTGGGTTCCCGACCAGCATGGTGCGTGGGTAATGGTGACGGTTCCACTGCTGCTGGGCGTGGGTCTGGCTGGCCCGTCGTGGATTCATCTTCCGCTGGCCGTTGCGTGGATGACCGGCTATTTTGCGTTCTTCGCCCTGGGGCTGTGGGTGAAGGCTAGGGGTCCGCGTAAGGCCGCTTTTCGACGTCCCCTTGCCACTTACGGCGGTGTGTCTGCCGCGGCGTCGATAATCGTCGTGGCGATGCACCCGGCTGTGGTGCTGTGGGGCGTGGTGTTTGCTCCGCTGGTGGGGGTTGCTGTGTGGGAGATGTATCGGCGCAGGCCACGGTCGCTGCTGTCCGGGGAGGCGACGGTGCTGGCGAGTTGCGTGATGGTTCCGCTGGTGTCCAGCGTAGTGGGGGCGACCCTAGATGCGCGCCTGTGGACGATCACGGCGTTGGTGGCGTTGTATTTTGTGGGGACGATTCCCTACGTGAAAACGTTGATTCGTGAGCGCGGTGACCATGTGTGGTTTGTCGGCTCGGTGGTCTACCACTGCGTCGTTACGGCGGTTGCTGCAGCCCTATCGGCTGTTGGGTACGCGTCGTGGTGGAGCGTTGTGGTCTTCGCGGTGCTCGCTGTCAGGGCATGGTGGATGCCGTGGTCGGTGGCGCATCGCGGCAAAAAATGGACACCTAAGGTTGTGGGCCTGTGGGAAGGCGCGTCAACACTTGCCGTCGTCATTGTGGCATTGTTGAACAATTAA
- the nrdF gene encoding class 1b ribonucleoside-diphosphate reductase subunit beta, giving the protein MVVVWRIECFAHEETKTVTAKKLTAATPAHRESHPESRNSPISAINWNTIPDEKDLEVWDRLTGNFWLPEKVPLSNDIKSWNTLNALEQETTMRVFTGLTMLDTIQGTVGAVSLIPDALTPHEEAVLTNIAFMESVHAKSYSSIFMTLASTPEINDAFRWSEENENLQKKAEIILSYYEGDAPLKRKVASTLLESFLFYSGFYLPMHWSSHAKLTNTADVIRLIIRDEAVHGYYIGYKYQKGLEALTEAEREEMKEYTFELLYDLYENETQYTEDLYDELGWTEDVKRFLRYNANKALNNLGYEGLFPADDTRVSPAILSALSPSSDENHDFFSGSGSSYVIGKAEATEDDDWDF; this is encoded by the coding sequence ATGGTGGTAGTGTGGCGGATTGAATGTTTTGCACACGAGGAGACAAAGACTGTGACGGCAAAAAAGCTCACTGCTGCAACCCCTGCGCATCGCGAAAGCCATCCCGAATCGCGCAACAGCCCCATCAGCGCCATTAACTGGAATACCATTCCAGACGAAAAAGACCTTGAGGTCTGGGACCGACTCACCGGAAACTTCTGGCTCCCCGAAAAAGTGCCGCTGTCCAACGACATCAAAAGCTGGAACACCCTCAACGCCCTCGAACAAGAAACAACCATGCGGGTGTTCACGGGGCTGACCATGCTCGATACCATTCAGGGAACCGTCGGTGCGGTGTCGCTGATTCCCGACGCCCTGACACCTCATGAAGAAGCTGTGCTCACCAACATTGCCTTCATGGAATCCGTGCACGCGAAAAGTTACTCCTCTATATTTATGACGCTCGCGTCCACACCCGAGATCAACGACGCGTTCCGCTGGTCCGAAGAAAACGAGAACCTGCAGAAAAAAGCCGAGATCATCCTCAGCTACTACGAAGGCGACGCCCCCCTCAAGCGCAAAGTCGCCTCCACGCTGCTCGAATCCTTCCTCTTCTACTCCGGCTTCTACCTGCCCATGCACTGGTCAAGCCACGCGAAGCTCACCAACACCGCCGATGTGATCCGCCTGATCATCCGCGACGAAGCCGTCCACGGCTACTACATCGGCTACAAATACCAAAAAGGGCTCGAAGCGCTCACCGAGGCCGAGCGCGAGGAAATGAAGGAATACACCTTCGAGCTCCTCTACGACCTCTACGAAAACGAAACCCAATACACCGAAGACCTCTACGACGAGCTGGGGTGGACCGAAGACGTCAAACGCTTCCTCCGCTACAACGCCAACAAGGCTCTGAACAACCTTGGCTACGAAGGGCTGTTCCCCGCCGACGACACCCGCGTCTCCCCGGCAATCCTCTCCGCGCTGTCACCTAGCTCTGATGAAAACCATGACTTCTTCTCCGGCTCCGGTTCCTCCTATGTGATCGGCAAAGCTGAAGCCACCGAAGACGACGACTGGGACTTCTAG